The following coding sequences are from one Megamonas funiformis window:
- a CDS encoding response regulator transcription factor, with protein sequence MKVLIVDDNKQIISILEAYAKKEGYQTVIAVDGQEALDVFQRERPDIILLDVMMPKIDGFEVCRVIRKTSNVPIIMITARGEDFEKIMGLEIGADDYIVKPFSPGEIMARIKAILRRIQPKTENLQVFSYDNLQINLVDYTVSINNKVLSLTKKEIEILWTLATKKDRVFSRDMLLNKLWGYDYIGDSRTVDSHIKRLRAKLEKYPHGKWEIKTIWGVGYKFEVSDDVKQ encoded by the coding sequence ATGAAGGTTTTAATTGTAGATGATAATAAACAAATTATTTCTATTTTAGAAGCTTATGCTAAAAAGGAAGGATATCAAACTGTTATTGCTGTAGATGGACAAGAGGCTTTAGATGTATTTCAAAGGGAAAGACCAGATATTATTTTATTAGATGTCATGATGCCTAAAATAGATGGTTTTGAAGTATGTCGAGTAATTCGCAAAACATCTAATGTGCCAATTATAATGATTACTGCTCGTGGTGAAGATTTTGAAAAGATTATGGGACTGGAAATCGGCGCTGATGATTATATAGTAAAACCTTTTTCACCAGGAGAGATAATGGCTAGAATAAAGGCTATTTTAAGACGTATTCAGCCTAAAACAGAAAATTTACAAGTTTTTAGTTATGATAATTTACAGATAAATTTAGTTGATTATACAGTGAGTATAAATAATAAAGTATTATCACTTACAAAAAAAGAAATTGAAATTTTATGGACTTTAGCTACTAAAAAAGATAGAGTTTTTTCTCGTGATATGTTATTGAATAAATTATGGGGATATGATTATATTGGCGATAGTAGAACGGTAGATAGCCATATAAAGAGATTGCGTGCTAAATTGGAAAAATATCCTCATGGTAAGTGGGAAATAAAAACTATCTGGGGAGTTGGCTATAAATTTGAGGTAAGTGATGATGTTAAACAATAA